Proteins encoded together in one Penicillium digitatum chromosome 1, complete sequence window:
- a CDS encoding Signal recognition particle, putative yields MHEIAGVSPPLLSHHFNRVPPILITWTPKKRNKEENNMEVTDFIFKEREEALLVGDYNAYRAHTTRKLQKLRKKLGQATVKGRKYTVKPAVTAENVGSSVSYVHILLLSSERAWAQAMHMKSTHSADTSTKGISGAARRHIISRLNKATGYAEHLVSLLHEQSLSGSSDMDILESRAYLAMISGTLWLEKRRWEKCLQDYSIARVIYTALGQRVKRDAFRDLLSGTVDPSLRYAAYQMKLPRSKPTSSLAIEFFPSDSEIRAEVEKIEPSCLAEEAAGTRRTAEGEVQELPQSVTWRSRTVSLDDASISQSLAAASAAEARLTTWLADAGKSAAAKEKAAAYDNVIIASQDAVDATKSAIDDLASEGVDPSDKRMQALQITRTAVNYTLVGWRVGRNRVLCGERDGLSFEEQQPTTNVREAAKQTTGNGKKLNKLRERVVLYDSTLQSLEFILELPGVAADSAFVQDLEAKRHYFRALRCLALGRSHGVLSKSKEALALFSQALDLATSASPQSATDAEGVPRLDVSRVQASTLETTLRELVAQYRGLVTLENATAEEASQSSQRPVVERLQQFAGSRLDLNNLVPYPPRMQPIPVKPLFLDVAWNYIDYPREGGQGQEAPGQAQAQTQGLVEEETKGRRGWFGFGGR; encoded by the exons ATGCATGAAATTGCCGGGGTTTCACCGCCTTTACTGAGCCACCACTTCAACCGTGTCCCTCCCATTCTCATCACATGGAccccaaaaaagaggaaCAAGGAAGAAAATAACATGGAGGTCACTGATTTCATCttcaaagagagagaagaggctCTCCTTGTGGGAGATTACAACGCCTACCGGGCACACACTACCAGAAAACTGCAGAAACTCCGCAAGAAGCTTGGTCAGGCCACTGTCAAAGGCCGTAAGTACACTGTCAAACCAGCTGTGACTGCTGAAAATGTTGGAAGCAGTGTGTC ATATGTACATATTTTGCTTCTTAGTTCCGAACGAGCTTGGGCGCAGGCAATGCATATGAAGTCCACACATTCCGCAGATACTTCCACAAAGGGCATCTCAGGTGCTGCTCGGCGCCACATTATCTCTCGACTGAACAAGGCCACTGGGTATGCCGAGCATCTAGTCTCGCTTCTTCACGAACAATCGCTTTCTGGGTCAAGTGATATGGATATCCTGGAGAGTCGTGCTTATTTGGCAATGATTTCCGGCACTTTGTGGCTTGAAAAACGGAGATGGGAAAAGTGTCTTCAAGACTATTCCATCGCAAGGGTGATTTACACAGCTTTGGGTCAAAGGGTCAAGAGAGACGCTTTCCGGGATCTGCTCTCGGGGACTGTTGACCCTAGTCTTCGATACGCGGCTTATCAAATGAAGCTCCCCCGCTCCAAACCTACTTCATCGCTGGCCATTGAATTCTTCCCATCGGATTCGGAGATTCGTGCCGAGgttgagaagattgaacCCTCTTGTCTCGCTGAAGAAGCAGCCGGTACTAGACGAACCGCAGAGGGAGAGGTGCAGGAATTGCCCCAATCTGTCACTTGGAGATCGCGAACTGTCTCACTCGACGACGCTTCAATTTCTCAATCCCTAGCTGCTGCTTCGGCCGCAGAGGCTCGCCTCACTACTTGGCTGGCAGACGCAGGAAAGTCCGCCGCTGCTAAGGAGAAAGCTGCTGCATATGACAACGTGATCATCGCCAGTCAGGATGCTGTAGATGCTACAAAATCTGCCATCGATGACCTGGCTAGTGAGGGTGTTGATCCAAGTGACAAGAGAATGCAGGCACTGCAAATCACTCGAACTGCTGTTAATTACACTTTGGTTGGCTGGCGCGTCGGTCGTAACCGGGTGTTGTGTGGAGAAAGGGACGGTTTGTCATTTGAGGAACAGCAACCCACTACGAATGTGAGGGAAGCTGCGAAGCAAACCACAGGCAATGGCAAGAAATTGAACAAGCTCCGTGAGCGCGTTGTCCTGTATGATTCGACACTCCAGAGCTTGGAATTTATTCTCGAGCTTCCGGGTGTTGCGGCCGACTCGGCCTTTGTGCAGGATCTTGAGGCAAAGCGGCACTACTTCCGTGCTCTCAG ATGTCTCGCATTAGGAAGATCCCATGGAGTGCTTTCGAAGTCAAAGGAGGCTCTTGCACTGTTTTCCCAAGCTCTGGACCTCGCTACCTCCGCTTCTCCCCAGTCCGCTACAGATGCTGAAGGTGTCCCAAGGCTTGACGTATCTCGAGTTCAAGCAAGTACCTTAGAAACAACCTTGCGAGAATTGGTTGCTCAGTATCGTGGACTTGTTACTCTGGAGAATGCGACTGCCGAAGAGGCATCACAGTCAAGCCAGCGGCCAGTGGTAGAACGACTCCAACAGTTCGCAGGATCCCGACTGGACCTTAATAATTTGGTGCCGTATCCACCTCGGATGCAACCGATTCCTGTcaagcccttgttccttGATGTCGCATGGAACTACATTGATTACCCACGCGAAGGTGGTCAGGGACAGGAGGCTCCGGGTCAGGCACAAGCTCAAACCCAAGGTCtcgtggaagaagaaacgAAAGGCCGTCGTGGATGGTTTGGTTTTGGCGGTCGCTGA
- a CDS encoding Tetratricopeptide-like helical: MLERATGCLENAGRRFLQDSNGVIRNKSCLSDHFWKHNGAGADAPQWFIALLQASGQRSSLVISNQHESRESGDGIGPLLEFLYPRQAQTLVASRLPRSQNRTGFRSRSSLGFSRSYVSISHLQQATPKTSCIHKDASDRSQGLQDPESLDKDGEASAALHSFLRKNGTEFDKAWVLYVAAGYPPKLKSALCAYMSKSSEKKNQKLAWELFNGISPEDRTESDFKNIIRSRLRSLPAQTPFHLESICQEAISMPFSQEIISMGLVHMVRYRQWPQIRTFWSSLLETPENERPPLDSLLDRLDRFHFSEYSLARHLLNLEKNLSINYKNLTAAEKDFAWRLFEHFVKSPDLVKLTPIRTVLSLLRNYNRFGFVTNKHYLHLIDVFLRSEQRSEFVALILIYRHLRSNFPDAKIPVNTIQSIMERLVKFQMTHSIPYFLDEEAHFSGSKRPSINSYNDAMNAVSKTGDVRTVQHLFDRFLADHGSPKSQRSVTPLLAVHARLGDVRETRRQFDRIPTEFGLPLNTVCWNILLLAHTTAKDLSGAISAFSEMRENFVPPNSYTFGTLMGIFAQRGDVEAIRQLLKEAQKSRVQITRPMLDTAVQAYCKNGQLGHAEELVASSWDLAVGGSPLRMWNFLLMRYAFRVSKFSFRRVLDRMGRLGLKPDEMTYAAIMLAYVYAKQVDRAQTTLRKMHEAGLKPTEHHYSILLLGYVKQRNRDMVHVISREMQARFGRVGMEASLLNLRMQITRDVENAKDLQTPVEDIVLENAEKTLSESIAQFNADPSPANSRLSKPLEGFALDSFTATHYQRLVDAYGTEAGAEKALQTFNHYMESRRTAGSLDSDELGSLPIDFIKAVMKAYSKTQNHEKVEECWASIMANVSKTAGTCDLDKILSARSPMSTPPAPAESHLPSILSLSTTQSEKPKIIPAQRFILDYPLSLYLKSLASRGMFKRMHQVVAEVQTAGFALTGFNWSTYVRVLAASDNYPDNVEAFRLFEEKFIAHFPGWSWFLKGYGVRPLNAPVTILHLEGRSGITKPRRMMGKLARRHWRRIEPDYMHPHYPTMVQLAGTLQRLRQTSIMEGNEHLANLYKIAPQTVDAVAAMPYVPDKYQGPILRGKAAKSDILPRPARVFSSRSGALGPSGGMHKRTFDDATEEPLVLNSDHISKSSAHELTFTGLLPNNSYDMPSSLTSILPRDDQVDLETTFNEHHKITRQWKDRTENYKELIAKAQRNKNFPRANAYKRRLNKLQQVDIKRPTPERQLFDKDNRKWKLHTPTYLLYKPIAGFHVKPGRTSSQRLSERKKYMRPWTPREKSGDDQ; encoded by the coding sequence ATGCTCGAACGTGCAACAGGCTGCCTCGAGAACGCGGGACGGCGTTTCCTTCAAGATTCCAATGGCGTGATCCGAAACAAAAGCTGTCTGTCTGATCATTTCTGGAAGCACAATGGCGCTGGAGCAGACGCTCCTCAGTGGTTTATCGCGCTTTTGCAAGCATCAGGCCAACGATCGTCTCTCGTTATTAGCAATCAACATGAAAGCAGAGAGTCAGGCGATGGGATAGGGCCATTGCTCGAATTTTTATATCCTAGGCAGGCTCAAACTCTGGTAGCTTCGCGTTTGCCTCGCTCCCAAAACAGGACTGGATTTCGGAGCAGATCAAGCTTGGGCTTTTCAAGATCTTACGTTTCCAtttcacatcttcaacaagctACCCCAAAGACTTCATGTATCCACAAGGATGCATCCGACCGGAGCCAAGGGCTTCAAGATCCAGAATCTCTTGATAAGGACGGGGAGGCGAGCGCAGCCCTCCACTCTTTCCTTCGAAAGAATGGCACTGAATTTGATAAAGCTTGGGTGCTGTATGTTGCAGCTGGATACCCGCCAAAACTCAAGTCCGCACTTTGTGCTTATATGAGTAAATCATctgaaaaaaagaatcaaaaACTAGCATGGGAACTCTTCAACGGAATTTCGCCCGAAGATCGCACCGAGTCAGACTTCAAGAACATTATAAGATCACGGCTTCGTTCATTACCAGCTCAAACCCCCTTCCATTTGGAATCCATCTGCCAGGAAGCCATTTCCATGCCATTTTCTCAAGAGATCATCTCGATGGGCCTGGTGCACATGGTGAGATACAGACAATGGCCCCAAATCCGCACATTCTGGAGCTCCCTGTTGGAGACCCCTGAAAACGAGCGACCACCATTGGACTCATTGCTGGATCGACTCGATCGTTTTCACTTTTCTGAATATTCCCTTGCCAGGCATCTTCTTAATTTAGAGAAGAACCTGTCAATCAACTACAAGAATCTTACTGCTGCCGAGAAAGACTTTGCTTGGCGTCTATTCGAACACTTTGTCAAGTCTCCTGACTTAGTCAAACTAACACCGATACGAACTGTGCTTTCACTGTTGCGCAATTACAATCGTTTTGGTTTTGTAACCAACAAACACTATCTTCATTTGATAGACGTCTTCCTACGGTCAGAGCAGAGGTCAGAATTTGTCGCGCTCATTCTCATTTATCGCCACTTGCGTTCGAATTTTCCGGATGCAAAGATACCTGTGAACACGATTCAGTCTATCATGGAACGCTTGGTGAAATTCCAGATGACCCACAGCATACCATACTTTTTGGACGAAGAGGCGCACTTTTCTGGATCTAAAAGACCAAGCATCAACTCGTACAATGACGCCATGAATGCGGTTTCCAAGACTGGGGATGTGAGAACTGTCCAACACTTGTTCGACAGGTTCCTTGCAGATCATGGCAGCCCGAAGTCTCAAAGGTCGGTGACCCCCCTTCTTGCCGTTCACGCAAGGCTAGGTGATGTGCGCGAAACACGGCGACAATTCGATCGAATTCCTACAGAATTTGGCCTCCCGCTGAACACAGTTTGCTGGAATATACTGCTTCTGGCGCACACCACTGCCAAGGATTTATCAGGTGCTATTTCTGCCTTCTCGGAAATGCGAGAGAATTTTGTACCTCCAAACTCGTACACATTCGGCACACTGATGGGGATTTTTGCCCAGCGAGGTGACGTCGAAGCTATTCGTCAATTGCTCAAAGAGGCGCAAAAAAGTCGAGTTCAAATCACAAGGCCAATGCTTGATACGGCTGTTCAGGCGTACTGTAAGAATGGTCAACTAGGTCATGCAGAAGAGCTTGTCGCAAGCAGCTGGGACTTAGCGGTGGGAGGGTCTCCCTTGCGAATGTGGAATTTTCTTCTAATGCGCTATGCATTCAGGGTGTCAAAGTTTTCCTTCCGACGCGTTCTTGACCGCATGGGACGATTAGGCTTGAAACCGGATGAAATGACTTACGCGGCTATTATGCTTGCTTATGTCTATGCTAAGCAGGTGGATCGTGCGCAGACTACTCTCAGGAAGATGCACGAAGCCGGTTTGAAACCCACCGAGCACCACTATTCTATTCTCTTGCTTGGATACGTGAAGCAACGGAACCGTGATATGGTTCACGTCATCTCCCGCGAAATGCAAGCACGGTTCGGTCGAGTTGGGATGGAGGCAAGCCTGTTGAACCTGAGAATGCAGATCACGAGAGACGTGGAAAACGCAAAAGATCTTCAAACTCCCGTTGAAGATATCGTCTTGGAGAACGCAGAAAAGACACTTTCTGAATCAATCGCACAATTCAATGCCGATCCGTCGCCAGCCAACAGTCGATTATCTAAACCGTTAGAGGGATTTGCTCTTGATTCTTTCACTGCCACGCACTATCAACGGCTGGTCGACGCATATGGCACCGAAGCTGGCGCCGAGAAGGCACTTCAAACCTTCAATCATTACATGGAATCCAGACGAACTGCAGGATCATTGGACAGTGATGAATTGGGATCATTACCGATTGACTTCATCAAAGCCGTCATGAAAGCCTATTCAAAAACCCAGAACCACGAAAAAGTGGAAGAGTGCTGGGCCAGTATTATGGCAAATGTGAGCAAGACAGCTGGTACCTGTGACCTTGACAAAATCTTGTCTGCTCGGTCGCCGATGTCAACCCCGCCAGCGCCAGCCGAGTCCCATCTCCCGTCAATTCTTTCATTATCCACCACCCAATCAGAAAAGCCGAAAATCATTCCGGCCCAACGCTTCATCCTAGACTATCCACTTTCGCTTTACCTGAAGTCGTTGGCTTCCCGGGGCATGTTCAAGAGGATGCATCAAGTTGTGGCCGAAGTTCAGACAGCAGGCTTTGCGTTGACTGGTTTCAACTGGTCAACCTATGTTAGGGTGCTTGCAGCATCTGATAATTATCCCGACAATGTGGAAGCATTTCGACTGTTTGAAGAGAAGTTCATTGCTCATTTCCCTGGTTGGTCGTGGTTTCTCAAGGGATACGGCGTGAGACCACTCAACGCCCCCGTGACAATCCTCCATCTCGAAGGTCGCTCGGGTATCACAAAACCTCGCAGGATGATGGGAAAACTGGCCCGAAGGCACTGGCGCAGAATTGAGCCAGATTATATGCACCCGCATTACCCCACCATGGTGCAACTAGCCGGCACACTGCAGCGGCTCCGGCAAACGAGCATTATGGAGGGGAATGAGCATCTGGCGAATCTCTACAAAATTGCGCCACAGACCGTTGATGCCGTTGCCGCGATGCCATACGTGCCTGATAAATATCAGGGTCCAATCCTTCGCGGCAAGGCGGCCAAAAGTGATATTCTCCCACGCCCGGCTCGTGTGTTTTCCTCGCGTTCTGGTGCTCTTGGTCCCAGCGGCGGCATGCATAAACGCACTTTTGATGACGCGACTGAGGAGCCTCTCGTGTTGAACAGTGACCACATCTCCAAGTCTTCCGCCCACGAGTTGACTTTTACTGGTTTGCTCCCCAATAACAGCTATGACATGCCCAGCTCTCTGACGAGCATCCTTCCCCGCGACGACCAAGTTGACCTGGAAACCACCTTTAATGAACATCACAAGATTACAAGACAATGGAAGGATCGAACCGAGAATTACAAGGAGCTCATTGCTAAGGcgcaaagaaacaagaattTCCCGCGCGCCAACGCCTACAAGCGACGATTAAACAAGCTGCAACAGGTCGACATCAAGAGGCCGACTCCTGAGCGGCAACTGTTTGACAAGGATAATCGCAAGTGGAAGCTGCACACCCCAACCTACCTTCTCTACAAGCCCATCGCCGGGTTCCATGTGAAACCTGGGCGGACATCATCACAACGACTGTCCGAACGGAAAAAATACATGAGACCCTGGACGCCCAGGGAAAAATCCGGCGATGACCAGTGA